The Chitinimonas arctica region TACATATTGATGGTAATCGTGCCCAGTCCGCCCTCGATGGCATGGGCCGCATTGACCAGAATATTTAGGAAGACCTGATTGATCTGGCTCGGCATGCAATCCACATAGGGTAGCGGCTGAAAATTGCGCACCAGGTTGGCTTTGTACTTGATCTCGTTATTGACGATGCTCAAGGTACTTTCCATGCAATCCACCAGGCTGGCCTTCTGCCAGCTGTCGCTGCTGTCCACCCGGGAGAAGTCTTTCAGGTCCTGCACGATCTTCTTTACCCGCGTCAAACCTTCATTCGACTGCTCCAACAGACTGCCGACATCTTCCATCAGAAATTCCAGATCGATTTTCTGCTTGAACCGGTTCATTACCTGCCGGTCTTGCTCCGATAGATTTCCCTCCAATGCCGTATAGCTGGACACCAGCCCCAGCAGGTCCTTGATATAGGCAGACAAGGAACTGAGGTTGGACGCGACGTAACCGACCGGATTATTGATCTCATGCGCTACCCGGCGGCCAGCTGCCCGATGGAGGCCAGTTTTTCCGATTGTAGTAGTTGGACCTGGGCGGCTTGCAGCTCTTCATTGAGCTTGCCCAATATTCCATTCTGCAGTTGCAGCGCAGAGGTGCGCTCCTGCACCAGGGCCTCCAGGTTGCGGCGATGCTCAGCCAGCTCGAATTCGGTGTTCTTGCGGGCATCGATATTCTGCAAATAGCCTTGAAACAACTCGGCGGCATTTTCCCGGCGCTTTTTGGCGCCCTGAAACAATACCCAGCAGGTATGCGTACCATGTAAGAGCCGACATTCCAGCTCGAATTTCTCCTCCGCGCGGTCCACCAGGATTTCTTGCAAGTGCTGTATATCCTCTGGGTGAAAATGCTCAAGCAGACTGCCGGGCCGATACCAATCGTCCAGCTCGATACCAAACTGGGCATGCGCCTGCGGCCCGATGTACTGCAGACCCCAGCTGGCCGCATCGGCGATCCAGGGCACTGCATTGGTCGATTCGATCAGGCTGCGATTCTTCTCCTCGCTTTCGGACAAGGCTTCCTTGGTCTTCTCCAGCACGGCGATTTCGTCGCGTAGCGAGAGCCGCATCTGGTTCATCGCATTGACGAGTACCTGCAGTTCATCGTCTCTGCGGCTGCCGCGGCGATCCAGCACCCAGGCTTGCTCCAGGTCCTGTATGGTCATTCGCCGCGCCTGCCGTGCCAATTGCGCCAGCGGCACGCTGATCAAACGATTGAAGATCAGCAGGATAAAGGCCGAAATAAACAGAATGGTGATCGACTGGTTCAGCAGGATCAACATCACATGATCCTTGACGCCAGCAAACACTTCGTCGAGCGTATAGAGGATATCCACCCGCCCGATGTATTTTGCCCCGGCATCGTCCTGGTAATCGAGCGAAAAGCTGCGCACGATAATACCGGGCTCACCCTCTTCCAGAGTCGTGCCGATATGGCTCACCACATGCCCCAGATGGTCCCGTATCTGCACCTGCTTGATGCTGCGCATCTGCATCAGGCCCAGCAATTGCGCGTTCAATTGGCGCTGGTCGAAGTTCCACATCGCTGCCGTGATGCTGGCTTTGTTGATGCGCTCGAACTCATCGAGCTTGCTCTCGATCTGGCTGATCTCGCGCTTGTAATCGGAATAGAGCTGGGCGCCGGTAAATGCCATAGTCATGAACGTGCTGAACACCACGATATAGATCAGCACCTTCCAACCGAGCGGACTGTCCTGCCTATAAGTGATCAGACGTTTTAGCAAACCCATTGGGTCACATGCCATATGCGAAATCATTGCTACAAGTTGTAGTGTATTTCGCTGCGGATTGGCGCCGAATCGCTTCGCAAAGGCACCCAAGGCGCTCTGCCAACGCATTCGCGGAGAAAGGCTGACCATCCAAGCGGCGAGCCGATGGAGGCACGCGCCTTGCCTATATATTTGTCTTGCCGCGTCCCTGTTCTATGCTGGATTTACATAGGTGCCAAAGGTCGGGCTGCCTGGATAAAAATTGTGTGCAGGAGGAAACATGGCCCACATGTTGTCGTCCCCCGCGAGGCGTTTCGCTCAGCCCAGTCCAGCCGGCCTTCGCCTGGTGCAAGGGCCCGGCCGCTCCGGATATACACGCCGCAGCCCCCTGCCCCTCCCTCCGCCCGCCCGCGTCTCCTTCCTTGATCCGGTGTTGAACGCCGCGCAGAGCCTCCCTTGATGCCAGCGGAAAGTAATCGACCCATCCATGCAATTGAAAATTGGCGTCCGCTGCTGCTGGCCGTGCTTGCCTGGCTGTTCGCCAGCCTGACGGCGAGCTGGGCCGATAGTGAAATCGAGTATCAGGTCAAGGCTGCCTATCTCTATAAATTCACTTCCTATGTCGAGTGGCCGGAATCCGTGTTCAGCCAGGCCGATTCGGCCTTGACCATAGGCGTGCTGGATGCCGACGTACTGGCCGAAGAACTGGGCAAGCTGCTGGTCGGCCGTACCGTCAATAATCGCCATATCGTGCTCAAGCGGCTCAAGCCCGGCGCACCGCTGACCGGCGTGCAGATCCTGTTTATCGGCCGGCACGAAGCCGACCGGCTTAAAGCCCTGCTGGAGAGCCTGCAGGCGCAACCCATCCTGGTGGTCACCGAATCGGCCGGTGCGCTCAACCTGGGCAGCGTGATCAATTTCGTGCAGGTGGATAACCGGATCCGCTTCGAAATATCGCGCGGTATGGCGGAAAAGAACAGCCTGAAGCTGAGCGCGAGATTGCTGGCGGTGGCGCAGCAGATCCGGAACGAGGCGCCATAATGATGGATTTCGGGCGGAGCTCCATCCGTTTCAAATTCCTCCTGACCGTGCTGGCCACCAATCTGGGTACGCTGATCGTGGCCGGCTCGGCGCTGGTCTATAACGATGCCCGCGAATACCGGCAGGGGCTGGTCAACGAGCTGACCACCCAGGCCGATATTCTCGGCCAGGCCAGTGCCTCGGCCCTGGAGTTCAACGACCCGAAGTTCGCCAACGAAAACCTTGCACTGCTACGCGCCAAGCCGGAAATCGTCGCCGCCGGCATCTATGCCGCCAAGGGCTCGCTATTCGCCAGCTATGCGCGTACCGGTGCCGGCGGATTCCCCGCCCTGCCGGAGCAGGATGGCATACGCATACACGACAAGGAGCTGCTACTGTTCAAGCGCATCGTGACCCAGCGCGAGATCATCGGCACCGTCTACCTGCGCGCCCGCTATGACGTCCTGCAACGGATCATCGACTACTTCGGCATTCTCGGCGCGGTCACCCTGGTCAGCCTGATGGCGGGCATGCTGATCTCGACCCGGCTGCAGACCTATATCAGCGCGCCCATCCTGTCGATCAGCAATGTTGCCAAGCAGGTGATGGAAAAGCGCGATTTCACCCTGAGGGCGAGCAAGACGACGGATGACGAAATCGGCTACCTGGTCGATGCCTTCAACGATATGTTGGCCGAGATCGGCCGGCGGGCCGAAGCGATCGAGGTATCGCGGCAAGCGCTGGAGCACGAAATCAACGAGCGTCGCGACGTGCAGAAAGCCTTGCATACCAGTGAACGGCGCAATCGCTCGCTGGTCGAGGCCGCTTCTTCGGTGATTTGGGTCAGCGACATCATGGGTAATTTCGTCGAGCCGCAACCCACCTGGGCCACCTATACCGGCCAGCAGGCGGGCGAGTATCACGAGCTGGGCTGGCGCTCCGCCTTCCACGCGGCCGACCAGGGCATGGTGGATCGCGCCTGGGCACTGGCAATCAATACACCGGCGCCGTTCGAGCTGGACGCACGGCTCTGGCATGCACAATCCGAACGCTATCGGCAGGTATGCCTGCGCGCGGTCCCGCTGTTCGGTTCGGATGATGAAGTGATCGAATGGATAGGTACCGTCACCGATGTCGATGACCGCCGTGCCGCCGAACAGGAGGTCAGGCAGCTGAATGCCCAGTTGGAGCAGCGCGTGGGTGACCGGACCAGGCAACTGGAGGAGGTCAATAAGGACCTGGAAAGTTTCAGCTACTCGGTTTCGCACGATCTGCGCGCGCCGGTGCGTGCGATAGGCGGTTTTTCCGCCATGCTGTGGCAGCACCATGCCGAAAACCTGAGCGATGAGGGACGGCGCCTGCTGGGCATCGTCCGCTCCGAAGCCAGCCGGATGGGCACGCTGATAGACGATCTGTTGGCCTTTTCGCGATTGGGCCGGCAGGCCATGCAGCTCGCGCCGCTGAATATGAAAGCCCTGGCCGGCGCGACTTTCGAGCGCTTGTGCGCGCAGCAGCAAGAGTCCCAGCCGAAGTTCCAGCTGGGTTCGCTGCCCGAATGCCGGGGCGATCGGGCCTTGATCACCCAGGTATGGGTCAACCTGTTGTCCAACGCGATCAAGTTCAGCTCCAAGCGGCCGCAAGCGTTGATCGAAGTGGGCGCGATCAGCGACGACGAGAAGCACACTTTTTTCGTCCGGGACAACGGAACCGGTTTCGACCCGGTCTACAAGGCCAAGCTATTCGGCGTATTCCAGCGCCTGCACGACGCCGGCGACTTCCCCGGCACCGGTGTCGGGCTGGCGCTGGTGCAACGAATCATCAACCGACATGGCGGCGTGGTCTGGGCGGATAGTCAGCCCGACGAAGGCGCGACCTTCTATTTCACGCTGCCCAAGGAGGCATCCGATGGAAGAGTTTGAACAGATCCATATTCTGTTGGTGGAAGACAACCCACTGGATGCCGAATTGACGATGTATGGCCTGCGCGGCGGCAATATCTCGAACATGATTACCTGGGTGAAGGACGGCAAGGAGGCGCTGGACTACATTTTTCGTCGCGGCACCTATAGCGACCGCGAGTTGGCGCCCCCCGGGCTGATCCTGCTGGATCTGAAGATGCCCCATGTGGACGGTACAGAAGTACTGGCGGCGGTGAAGTCGGACGAAACCACCCGGCGCATCCCGGTCGTGGTGATGACTTCCTCGCGCGAGGAGTGCGACATGGTCAAGAGCTATGACCTCGGCGCCAACAGCTACGTGGTCAAGCCGGTGGATTTCGATGGCATCAGCGATATCGCGAAACAGGCCGGTTTTTATTGGCTAGTCGTCAACCGTACACCGCACAGCACCTGATCGAGCGAAATGGAACAATTTCCCATCAAGATCCTTCTGCTAGAGGACGTCCAGCTGGACGTCGAGATGGCCTGTGACGCGCTGACGGTGGCTGGCTTGGTCTTCGAAACCCGCCACGTCATGCTGGAAGGGGATTTCCGTGCCGCCCTGCTGGAAAAATGGCCGGATATCATCATCGCCGACTATTCGCTGCCCCATTTCGACGGCTATACCGCCCTGCTGCTGCGGCGGGAATTGGCGCCGGATGTGCCCTTCGTCTATTTCACTGGCTCGCTGGGAGAAGAGCGCGCCGTCGAGACCTTGCGCGCGGGCGCGACCGACTATGTGCTCAAGCATAGCCTGCAGCGCCTGCCCATGGCCGTCCTGCGCGCCCTGGCCGAAGCCGACGCCATGCGCGACCAGGCCCGCGCGCGGCGCGAGCTGGACAACGAACGACAGCTGCTGGGCGCGGTTCTGGCCACCGCCGGCGCCCTGATCGTCGTACTGGATCGCAATGGCCGCATCATGCAGATCAATCCCTCGGCGGAGCGCAGCATAGGCCAGAGCAAGGTGGATGCGATAGGCAAGGAATTCCGCCAGCTGTTCGCCTCGGTGGGCGAGAGCGAATGGGTCGGCAGCCAGCTGGACCGGCTGGAAGAACATGAGCGCAGCGATAGCAACTATGTCTCCTGGCGCAGCACCGTCGGCCATCTATCGGTACAGTGGTCGGCCGGCCGCTTGCCGGGCAGCCAGGCGGAGTACGCGGTACTGGCCGGCATCGATGTGACCGAACAGGAAATCGCCGAACAGCAGGCCTACTTCCTCCGCCACTACGACAGCCTCACCGGCCTGCCCAACCGGGCCTTGCTGGAACGCCGGCTGGATCAATTCCAGCCTACCGAAGGTGGCAATCTGCTGGCCCTGATCCTGATCGGCGTCGAGCGCCTGGCCGACGTGCGCGATAGCCTGGGCGTGGCCACCGGCGACCTGCTGCTGCGCGAGATATCGCGCCGGCTGGGCAGCTGGCAGCAGGCCGGCGATTGGCTAGCGCGGGTGGGCGACAATAACTTCGCCTTGATGCTGGAAGTCAGCGACGAAGTGGAACTGATCAATCAATTGCGCCACCTGCTGGAGCAGCTACGCAAACCCCATCGCCTGGATGACCGCGAGTTCTTCCTGCCGGCTTATCTGGGCGTGGTGGTGCACAACAACGAGGAACACGATCCGGCCGGGTCCTTGCAAGCCGCCGAGGCAGCCCTGCATCGCGCCATCCTCGACCAGGGCGAGGGGTATCAGCTCTACCAATCCACCTTGTCGAACGAAGCGGCCGAGAGGCTGATACTGGAAGGCGAATTGCGCCTGGCCTTGCAGGGCGAAGGCCAGCTGGTCCTGCACTACCAGCCGCAGGCGGACCTCGGCAGCGGCAAGGTGGTTGGCCTGGAAGCCCTGGTACGCTGGAACCATCCGCGCCTGGGCCTGGTCCCGCCGGCCCAGTTCATTCCCCTGGCCGAATCGTGCGGCTTGATCATCAAGTTGGGCGAGCAGGTTTTGCGCATGGCCTGCCACCAGGCGGCTGCCTGGCAACGGGCCGGCCTGCCGCCCGTCACGGTGGCCGTCAACCTCGCCGCAGCCCAATGGTCGCAAAGCAATCTGCTGGCCATCGTCAAATCCGCCCTGGCGGAAAGCGGACTCGATCCGCAATGGCTGGAGTTGGAACTGACCGAATCCACCTCCATGCACGACCCCAGCGCGACCATCAAGGTGATGGCGAATCTGCGCGCCATGGGCGTGCATATGTCGATCGACGATTTCGGCACCGGCTACTGCAATCTGAACTACCTGAAGCGCTTCCCGGTGGACAAGCTGAAGATCGACCGCAGCTTTGTCATGGAGATCACCACCGACCCGGATGATCTGGCCATTTCCCGCACCGTGGTCGCCATCGCTCACCAGCTTCGGCTGGAAGTGGTGGCCGAAGGCGTGGAAACCGAAGGACAACTGGCCTTGCTGGCCGACGCGGGGTGCGATCTGATTCAAGGTTACTTCTTCAGCCGGCCGCTTGCCGTGGAGGCTTGCACCGCCTTGCTGAGCGCCGGCACCACCCTGTCCGCCGGGCGGCGCCAGCGCTACAACCGCACCCTGCTGATGGTGGACGACGAGAGCAATATCCTGGCCTCGCTCCGTCGCCTGCTGCGCGGTAGCGGCTACCAGCTGTTGACCACCAACAGCCCGTTGGAAGCCTTTGAATTGCTGGCAACCCACGAGGTTGGCGTGATCGTGGCGGACCAGCGCATGCCGGAACTGAATGGCACCGAGTTGTTGAACCGGGTCAAGGATATGTATCCGGGCACGGTGCGCATGATCCTGTCGGGCTACACCGACCTGCAAACCGTGACCGACGCCGTCAATCGCGGCGCGATCTACAAGTTCCTGACCAAGCCCTGGGAGGACGATGCCCTGCTGGCTGTGCTGGAGGAAGCGTTCAGCAAGTACGAGCTGGATCGGAATGTCGCGGTCAGATAGCCGCAGGGTGTGACGGGTTCAGCAAGCGCCCTATCATCGCCTTCACGGCTTCCGCGGCCTTGGCGGGCTGCTCGAACGGAAAGTGATGTCCGCCCGCGAACTGCTCCAGCACGATGCCGAAATGCTGCCGCATATGCTTGAGGTCCGACGACCGCACATAATTCGAATCGCTGCCGCCGATAAAGCCGGTCGGTACCCGTAGCCGGCCGCGCTGGGCCGGAAAGGTATGGGGGATGGCGCAGTAGATGTCGTATTCCACTTGCGGACGGAATTTCAGGCTGACGCCCGCGCCGCTCGGTTCCGTACCGGCCTCCACGTAGTCGCGCAGGCAGCTGGGATCGAAGCCGCGGAACATGCCCCGCTCATGGAAGTGCCGGTAGGCCTCTTCCACATCGGCCCAGTCCCGGCGGCGGTTCAATGTGCCCCGTCCTGGCGTCAGGCGTTCGATGTAGCCCAGCCGCTTGCCCAGCCACAGCATGCTCGATACCGGCCGGCCGAAGATGGGTGAATCGAGCAGCACCACCGCGCGGAACAGCTCGGGCCGTTCCAGTGCGCACATAAAGGACAGGAATCCGCCCAGCGAGTGCCCCACCGCGATGACCGGCTCGGTGTAGCGCTGCTCGATATACGCCAGCGACTCCGCCACCAGATTGGGCCAACCGTCGCTTACCGGATAGCGCGGGTCGTGTCCCAGCATATTTACGTAGCCGACATCGTAGTCGGCTTGAAAATGGCCAAGAAATTGCCGGTAGCTTTCAGCGGTGAAGCTGTTGGCATGGGAGAAATGCAGGGCGGCTTTTTGTGTAGGCATGACTACCAAGCGATTGCTCGAATTTATGCTGCATCATAGTCCTTTTATATGCGGGAATCCAAGGGCGCCAAGTCTTTATCGTCCACCCGTCTGCTATACATAGTGCTGGGTAAGCTCTGAAAACGTCACCGAACCCACCGCCTTGACGACGCTACTTCGACGTATACCGATCAGCCTTTACTACATCGTGGTCGCGACGGCCTGGATCGGCTTGTCCGATCGTCTGCTGCTGACTTGGATCAGCTCCCCCGACTGGCTTGCCCACTGGCAGACCGTAAAAGGCGTGATCTTCGTGCTGGCCACGGGCGCCGCCTTGCATATGGTGTTGCGGCATAGCCAGCGCAGGCAGACCTTGGCGCGCCGTCGCATCCAGAATCTGAACGGCTTCTACAACGCCATCTCCAAGGTGGCGGATGCGGCCATGCGGGCAGACCAAAGCGGGCCGCTGTACAAGGCGGTTTGCGAGGCGGTCGTCGATAATCCCGGCATCCTCGTCAGCGCGGTCGCGCTGATCGAACCGGACGGAATGAGTATTCGCAGCCACTATGCGCTGGGTCCCGCCGCCGATCTTTACGACCAGCCCTTGTCCCTGGATCCGACCCACGAGAATGCCGCTTCGGTGTCCTTGCGCGCGATCCAGACACGCAAGCCCTGCATCTGCAACGATATCCGGCACGAGCCCGGTTTCGAGATCTGGCATGCGCAATACCTTTCGCGCCATATCAATGCCTTCGCCGCCTTCCCCGTCTTCGAGGAAGGCCAGCTGGTGGGGACCTTGACGGTCGCGAGCCGCCACCGCGACTATTTCAATATCGAGCTGGTGGAGCTATTGGAACGCCTGGCCGATGTCGTGTCCTTCGGCCAGGGCCATCTGCGCCGGCTCAAACGGCTGCGCTTGATGGATAGGCTGATCGAACGGGCCAACGATGGGGTGATCGTTACCGATCGCGAAGGCGTGATCCTGGCGGTCAATGCACGTTTCTGCCAGGTCAGCGGCTATGAATCGCACGAACTGCTGGGGCAAACCACCCGCTTGCTGCATTCGGCGCGGCAAGGTCCCAATTTTTTCCGCGATATGTGGCAGCGTCTGCTCCAGCAAGGCCATTGGCGCGGGCAGATCTGGAACCGGCGCAAGGGTGGCGATATCCATCCCGAATGGCTGACCATCTCCGCCGTACTGGATGAACAGGGCCAAACCGAACATTACCTGGCGGTCTATAGCGATCTCAGCGAGCGGATGGAGGCCGAGT contains the following coding sequences:
- a CDS encoding EAL domain-containing protein, with product MEQFPIKILLLEDVQLDVEMACDALTVAGLVFETRHVMLEGDFRAALLEKWPDIIIADYSLPHFDGYTALLLRRELAPDVPFVYFTGSLGEERAVETLRAGATDYVLKHSLQRLPMAVLRALAEADAMRDQARARRELDNERQLLGAVLATAGALIVVLDRNGRIMQINPSAERSIGQSKVDAIGKEFRQLFASVGESEWVGSQLDRLEEHERSDSNYVSWRSTVGHLSVQWSAGRLPGSQAEYAVLAGIDVTEQEIAEQQAYFLRHYDSLTGLPNRALLERRLDQFQPTEGGNLLALILIGVERLADVRDSLGVATGDLLLREISRRLGSWQQAGDWLARVGDNNFALMLEVSDEVELINQLRHLLEQLRKPHRLDDREFFLPAYLGVVVHNNEEHDPAGSLQAAEAALHRAILDQGEGYQLYQSTLSNEAAERLILEGELRLALQGEGQLVLHYQPQADLGSGKVVGLEALVRWNHPRLGLVPPAQFIPLAESCGLIIKLGEQVLRMACHQAAAWQRAGLPPVTVAVNLAAAQWSQSNLLAIVKSALAESGLDPQWLELELTESTSMHDPSATIKVMANLRAMGVHMSIDDFGTGYCNLNYLKRFPVDKLKIDRSFVMEITTDPDDLAISRTVVAIAHQLRLEVVAEGVETEGQLALLADAGCDLIQGYFFSRPLAVEACTALLSAGTTLSAGRRQRYNRTLLMVDDESNILASLRRLLRGSGYQLLTTNSPLEAFELLATHEVGVIVADQRMPELNGTELLNRVKDMYPGTVRMILSGYTDLQTVTDAVNRGAIYKFLTKPWEDDALLAVLEEAFSKYELDRNVAVR
- a CDS encoding alpha/beta fold hydrolase; amino-acid sequence: MPTQKAALHFSHANSFTAESYRQFLGHFQADYDVGYVNMLGHDPRYPVSDGWPNLVAESLAYIEQRYTEPVIAVGHSLGGFLSFMCALERPELFRAVVLLDSPIFGRPVSSMLWLGKRLGYIERLTPGRGTLNRRRDWADVEEAYRHFHERGMFRGFDPSCLRDYVEAGTEPSGAGVSLKFRPQVEYDIYCAIPHTFPAQRGRLRVPTGFIGGSDSNYVRSSDLKHMRQHFGIVLEQFAGGHHFPFEQPAKAAEAVKAMIGRLLNPSHPAAI
- a CDS encoding sensor histidine kinase produces the protein MSAYIKDLLGLVSSYTALEGNLSEQDRQVMNRFKQKIDLEFLMEDVGSLLEQSNEGLTRVKKIVQDLKDFSRVDSSDSWQKASLVDCMESTLSIVNNEIKYKANLVRNFQPLPYVDCMPSQINQVFLNILVNAAHAIEGGLGTITINMYHDDKCVWVEITDTGKGIAPEIRDRIFDPFFTTKPIGQGTGLGLSISYGIIRKHNGSITIESELGKGTTFRIGLPIEQAG
- a CDS encoding YfiR family protein, whose protein sequence is MPAESNRPIHAIENWRPLLLAVLAWLFASLTASWADSEIEYQVKAAYLYKFTSYVEWPESVFSQADSALTIGVLDADVLAEELGKLLVGRTVNNRHIVLKRLKPGAPLTGVQILFIGRHEADRLKALLESLQAQPILVVTESAGALNLGSVINFVQVDNRIRFEISRGMAEKNSLKLSARLLAVAQQIRNEAP
- a CDS encoding response regulator — translated: MEEFEQIHILLVEDNPLDAELTMYGLRGGNISNMITWVKDGKEALDYIFRRGTYSDRELAPPGLILLDLKMPHVDGTEVLAAVKSDETTRRIPVVVMTSSREECDMVKSYDLGANSYVVKPVDFDGISDIAKQAGFYWLVVNRTPHST
- a CDS encoding ATP-binding protein codes for the protein MMDFGRSSIRFKFLLTVLATNLGTLIVAGSALVYNDAREYRQGLVNELTTQADILGQASASALEFNDPKFANENLALLRAKPEIVAAGIYAAKGSLFASYARTGAGGFPALPEQDGIRIHDKELLLFKRIVTQREIIGTVYLRARYDVLQRIIDYFGILGAVTLVSLMAGMLISTRLQTYISAPILSISNVAKQVMEKRDFTLRASKTTDDEIGYLVDAFNDMLAEIGRRAEAIEVSRQALEHEINERRDVQKALHTSERRNRSLVEAASSVIWVSDIMGNFVEPQPTWATYTGQQAGEYHELGWRSAFHAADQGMVDRAWALAINTPAPFELDARLWHAQSERYRQVCLRAVPLFGSDDEVIEWIGTVTDVDDRRAAEQEVRQLNAQLEQRVGDRTRQLEEVNKDLESFSYSVSHDLRAPVRAIGGFSAMLWQHHAENLSDEGRRLLGIVRSEASRMGTLIDDLLAFSRLGRQAMQLAPLNMKALAGATFERLCAQQQESQPKFQLGSLPECRGDRALITQVWVNLLSNAIKFSSKRPQALIEVGAISDDEKHTFFVRDNGTGFDPVYKAKLFGVFQRLHDAGDFPGTGVGLALVQRIINRHGGVVWADSQPDEGATFYFTLPKEASDGRV